The Brachypodium distachyon strain Bd21 chromosome 4, Brachypodium_distachyon_v3.0, whole genome shotgun sequence nucleotide sequence TTAGAGGTGCAGGTGGAACAATCAGCAGTTGAGAACCAAATTGCCAGATCATTACAAGGTGAAGTCAGCTGGTTCTTTCAGCAAATCCTCAGTTTCTTGCAGTTTGCCAATCTGGATTATGATTATGATTATGATTATGAGATGATCACTCGTGCGGATACTTGCCATCTAGAGATGAGACATCACATCCTCATGATCCCACTTATTGAATGTCTGTTGTGccaaccaaataaaaaaagagcatCAGTTTTGCCTTGGAGTTGAAAGATGATTATGCCGCAGCGGAAGCTGTGCTCTGTTGTTGCTTCTGGTTCTTGACTATAAATAGAGTGCAATACAGAGGGTTAAGCACCAAACAAAGTGCATCTGTTCTTCACTTTTTGTCAACATTTCAGACAGATATACACCATCACACCATCCATCTGTAGGCATGTCTTGCCATCAAAGGTCCGCAAGTTTGCCTTCGATTCCTCACTCCACTGAATCCAAAGTGGACGTGGAGCTACAGGGCCTGAAAGGATGCATCTCTTCGCCTTCGGTGACCGTAGACACGATGCACGATGGTCTGAGGAGGCTCAGGGACATCTACGTCTGCATAGAGGAGGTCATGAGCTTGCCCAGCAACCAAGTTGGCCTCTCCTTGCCCCTCCAAAGGAAAATGGTCGAGGAAGAGCTTGACAGGTCACTTGTACTCGTTGACCTCTGCAATGCCATGCAAGAGAACTTAGCAGAGCTGAAGATGAGCATGCAGGAACTGCAGCTTGCCCTCAAGAGAGGAGACGATGCGTCCATTCAGCTCAAGATCGAGTCTTTTGTTCGCCTTACAAAGAAGGTGCAAAAGCCTTTCAAGAAGATCACAGCCAGTAAAGCTACAGGCGAAGACTGTAGGATGGTCAGGCTACTGGCAGAAGCAAGAGAGATGGCCATCTTTCTGCTCGAGTCCGCGTCGCGCGTCTTACCGAAGCAAATTGAGGTCACCAACGGAAGCAGATGGTCACTTGTCTCCAAGAGGTTCCATAAAAGAAGGGTTGTCTGCGAGGAGGCGCGGTTGCAAGTGCTGGAGCGCAGCATGGCAGATCTTGAGAACGGCATTGAGTCCCTGTTCAGGAGGTTGATCCAGAGCAGGGTTTCACTCCTGAACATTCTTAGCTCATAGAGATGTCTCAAGCCTTGTTGCTCTAGCACCTTGCAATTGGCATCCGCCTTTTAAAGGATTCACCGATCATATAGAACCTTTGTAGCTTACAGACAGCACCCAGATGTACATACAAATGATCACTCGATGGAAACAATTTTGACTATGTTCATACCATGACTTCTGATTTCACTGATATTTACTGTGCGACGATTTTTGGTTGTTTTTATAGCCGAATGTCATGTTAATATGTTTTATTTCCAAGGATATGATGAATGTTAAAAGAGCCGAAAAGGAAACTCGTTGTAAGAAAACTGACATTCTGTTAAGGGATAGGAGGTTCATGTATAACCATTTCCAACTATAAGTTGTACCTGCACAATTTTCATTTGGTTTGATCATCGAAACGGCCATGCTTTTACATTACACCAACTGAAATTTGAGATCGGCGCATCATCTTCTACTGGCAGTAAACTAACAATCATGAACATGCCATCTCTAGGCCACGTGGCTCATAATTAATTAGCCTGATTAGTATAACACAGAAGCACGCACTATCATGTCAGCAAACGTACCAGACTTAAGCACATGTCACCAATAATTTAGACCCTCTAAACGGAGGCACTAACCACCCTTAGTTCAGCTCATATTCGATTGCACGTACGTGAAGTTATCTTAACACACTCTTCTTAACTACTTTTTGGTTTGTCTGCTGGTCAAGAATGCTGTTGATCCTATTATGGTGGATCTTGTCACAGGTTGATGGAACACTCCAGCAATGCTCCATGAGGTGTTTGAGTTCATGCTTATCTGCATGCTGCCTGGACATATTATCAGTACTGACCGGGTCTCTGAAGGTTAAGTCaaactcttcctcctctcacTAACAACTTGTAGATGCTGTGTAATATGCTTCTGTTGGAATCTTTGCGCCCTCGTGCAATAGCCGAAACGAATACGAGTGCCCGTGCACTCCATTTCTTTTTCGCTAACGGAAACTGGGACATGACAGATAGGAAATGCTAATTAATTAGCTACAGAACTCACATTTTGTGATGTTTCAAGCTTCATGACAATGTTGATTTTTCTTATCTGACAAAGTGGATCACTGAAGAAGATGCATGCCATCTGTATGGGAAATCTTTGTACAGTTAATAAACATATTGTTTCTTTACTCGAGAAACCAGACTTAGcttttgcaaaacaaaacagataTCTCTCTCGGATTATCGAGAAAAAGGGTTCAGTATCTGAATTTTTCATAGCTGTTTCCAGTCACCCGAATTTACACTGAACTTTGGCGTTAAAAATCTGTAGCATTAGTTAGGAATTCTAGCACATGTGTGGTGGATCATGCTGTAGGTAGGAGCATGCCAATAAGGAAACAACGCTGCTGCACGAGGGTTGAGCTGCAGGTGCAGCTATCAGCAGTTGAGAACCAAGATTGCCAGATCGTTACAAGGTGAAGGAAGTCAGCTGGTTCTTTCAGCAAAATCCTCAGTCTCTTGCAGTTTGCCAATCTGGATTATGATTATGATTATGATTACGAGATGATTCAGTCGTGCGGATACTTGCCATCTAGAGATGAGACATCACATCCTCATGATCCCACTTATTGAATGTCTGTTCTGCCAACCAAAGATGATTATGCCGCAGCGGAAGCTGTGCTCTGCTGTTGCTTCTGGTTCTTGACTATAAATAGAGTGCAATACAAAGGGTTAAGCACCAAACAAGTTCAACCATTCTTCACTTTCCGTCAACATTTCAGACAGATATACACCATCACACCATCCATTTGGAAGCATGTCTTGCCATCAAAGGTCCGCCAGTCTGCCTTCGAGTCCTGACTCCACTGAATCCAAAGTGGAGGTGGAGATGCAGGCCCTGAAAGGATGCATCTCCTCGCCTTTGGTGACCATCGACACGATGCGCGATGGTCTAAGGAGGCTCGGAGACATCTACGGCTGCATAGAGGAGGTCATGAGCTTGCCCAGCAACCAAGTTGGCCTCTCCTTGCCGTGGCAAAGGAAAATGGTCGAGGAAGAGCTTGACAGGTCACTTGTGCTCGTTGATCTCTGCAATGCCATGCAAGACTACTTAGCAGAGCTGAAGATGAGCCTCCAGGAACTGCAGCTTGCCCTCAAGAGAGGACAAGAAGCGGCTGTTCAGTTCAAGATCGAGTCTTTTGTTCGCCTCGCAAAGAAGGCGCAAAAGCCTTTCAAAAAGATCACTGCCAGAAAAACTACCGCTGAAGGTTGCAGGATGGTCAGGCTACTGGCAGAAGCAAGAGAGATGGCCGTCTCTCTGCTCGAATCCGCATCGCGCCTCTTACTGAAGCAAATTGAGGTCACCAACAGAAGCGGATGGTTCCTTGTCTCCCAGAGGTTACAGAAAAGAAGGGTTGTCTGCGAGGAGGCGCGGTTGCAAACGCTGGAGCGCAGCGTGGCAGATATTGAGAGCGGCATTGAGTCCCTGTTCAGGAGGTTGATCCAGAGCAGGGTTTCACTACTGAACATTCTTAGCTCATAGATGCATCTCAAGCTTTTGTACATGGAACCAAAATATATATGAAGTTGATTTATTAGACACacttttgatcatgtccatgtTGTTCTTGACCATTTCTATTGATGCTTCTTAAATTTCGATGCTGTTTATAGCACGTCACGTTCCCGGCAGTCATGGTCATGGTCTTTCTTTTTGTATCATGTGACATATACAGCGAGAACAAAAGAGTACAAAGGTATGTAGAGTCTCAGTGAAGAGTCACTTTTTTTCAGGTTCAGATGCTGATTTCAAGTTTCCAAGTTGGTGTAGATTCTTATTTGCTGGTAGATGCACGAACATGTCAGTCCCAACAACTAGCTTGACTTAAAAGCACATGAACAGAACTTCTTGCTGCCAATAATTGGACCATAACAAACTGATAATTTCACCTTGAACCATCTACTACAACTAAAGAAATGGAGCTGCAACTGttattgcaaatttgcaatgGTTAAAATGGAAGATGTGATATCTTTTTCAACAAACACAGAAACCGCAGTAGAACAGCAAACTAAATCTAGCAAGAAAAACGGTATACTGCCAGCTGTTCAGCCTGGCAAGAACCACAAAGATACTTATACAACAGAATCTTTCATCTGAACTGCGCAACACTGAAGTAACCTCTGGAAAGTACCATAACTAAACATAATTTCTGTTTCAGTTCAACACATCCTACCAAGTTGAGGACCGTCACAGTTCGATCCTGAACAGATTAACTTGCTTAACAGGTACAGAAATAGACAAAGAAGTCAGAGCACAGTGGACCCACACCAAATCTAAGGGCTCAGATCTACTACCTGGCTCGTTTCTTCTACCCTAAGAGAGACCAGTGCACCGCTGTGTAAGCAGAAACAGTTCCAGCTATGCTCATCAGAAACCCGCTGATCCTACACCAGCCACCCGGATTCTGTCAACACCTGCTGCGAGCGAACAGCAGTGCACCTTCCATCTGTGTCTCCTGGATGAGTTGCGGTAACCTTTTGAATTTGAAGAGGGCGATTGTCTATGATCAACTGAACAGATATTTGCAGAAACTAGATCTTTCATGTCAACAGAGGGTAGACCAGACACTGGACTCTTTTCCTATGTCTCCACTAGCAAGGGTTGATTCTTGGAATGCATGACTCCATTCACAAGAGGCATTTCTTGGTCCATGGTGTCGCGGCACGGCACCTTGTGTGCCTGGTACGAGAGATGCTGTTTCTGGACATGTTTTTTCTCCACAGCATGCGCAGTACAACCTTGTTCTGCTGGAGCTaatctttttctcttctcttttttggACTGGAACACTCCCCAGAGATAGTATTTCTCTTCAAACACTGCAGCATAACAGAAAATAATACGCGGCACACAAATTATTAGCTAAATCCACACCTGACCACAgcaaactactccctctgatcctaaattcttgactcaaatttgcccaaatatggatgtatctattcttaaaaagcgtccagatacatgtaatatttcgacaacaatttaggatcggagggagtaaatacTAATGTTCAACCGGTGCAGTATACTATGTTAGTAGTTGCACATGCTGACAGGAAGATTGGATGTAGTGTCATATCTTTTCCATGATAATCATAAATTAGAATAATGAATTCAGTAATGTGACTTACTCTGGTATTCCCCTGGTAGTACAACAGAAGGGAAGAGGAACAACTTAGCCAAACCAACAACAGCTTCTAGAACACAACCACTATCAGCGACATGCTTCACTAGTTGATCCAGCTCTTTATTTGGTCTGGAGAAACAACAAGAACATTACAACCTAATACCTATGGTGcagaagaaataaaagaggAAATATGCATAAGGTTAACACACCTTATATCACCCGAAAAGAAATAGAAGTCAATACTGTCAGCGGTAGGTGTCGAGCCCTCCCAGGGATTTGGACAGGATCTTGACGTAGAAAGCTTTGTCACTTTCAAAATTGGTGGCAATGATCTTGACTGTTCCTGCACCTTCATGCCTGCTTTGGTTGACAGGTGTGCAGCCAATGGAATATAGTCCCCTTCAATCTTCATAATTCCACTATCATCACAAAATGAGAATACATTAGCACCACACAGAGAAAAATATTGAAGTGAGAACAAAGGCATGTAACATACCTCCAATTAGGTTTATCAACGGGGTGTGCACAGATATATTCTGAAACGAGTGGCGTCCTGGATAGGCCACATCGATCCTCTGTGATTGCAGTTTGCAATGGTAACTGTGAAGCATTATTCTCAGCACATCCAGCATCGATGTTTCTTACAGCTGAATTGCCATCTCCATTTTCCCCTTTGCTTCTCTGCTTCCCTTGCTtatgattctttgaggatcgACTTGCAGCTGAAGTTTCAACTGTGTTTCCCCCTTTGCTTCTCTGCTTCTTCACCTGCTCATGATTCTTTGAAGATTGATGATCCAAATTTCGCAATAACAAAGCTTCTCTGTTTTTCTCTATGTATATTCCTTGGTTCTTCAAACCATTTTCCTTCAGCAATGACCTGTCCTTTTTCTTATCTTTTCCCATCTCCGAGTGCTCAGCGACCTTATCATGACTACCACTGTCTTTCCTGGGCAAGCTCTGACTATCTGTCCGTAATCCTGCTAGCTTACCACTTTTTGACCCAGCAGCACCAACATTTTTGTGCTTTACATCTCTGGATTTCTGATTCTCAGTTTCCTCTGGAGTGTAACTTTTTAATTGTTTACGCTTTCTAGGGTTAACTTTTGTTGACTCACATGGACTAAGATATTTGGAAGACAATGGATCACTGTTAACTGCTTCCTCTTCCAATACCTGCTTACAAATCGCCTTTCTGCCAGCAGGAGACGAAGTCTTTCCTGCATTACTTTCTAGGTTCCTTGCAACTTGGTCACCATGTGCAGATGTAGGATCTGAGATTTCACTTATTACATTGGGAGAGTTAACTCTATCACTATGTTCATCGCAAATAGAATGAGCTTCACCACTCAATTGCACTTGCATCTTGTCTTTTGTGCTCAATAAAAGCCCATCTGATCTCCTATTTCCTTCATCTGAGTTGCCTTTTGCCATTGAGGAGTTTGATCCCCCGTGCTTCTCCATTCTAGGACCGGCGGTTACCTCGTCTGCCGAGCACTTTGTTGTTTCAGCATTGTCTTCCTCAACAGCCGGATTACCTAGTTCATAGCGACGTGATCGTTTCGCAACCTTTGACCATGAGTATAAACACCCTCTGAAAGGATTCAAGGCATCCACATTCCTTGTCTTCCAATTTGATCCTTGCATCAACTTTGAATGATTTGGTGAATCTGATGGTAGAACAGTCTTGTTAGATCCTTTAACTGCCTTGAAAGGTTGAAGTTTCTCCACGCTTACTACCATACCATCCGCTTGCTCCATGTTTGCCGATGTAGGATGAGACTTAGCCGCAATCACTGGACATGATTGTTGGACATCATTAGTTCGAGAAAATGAATCACCATTTCCTCCTCCGGGAACGGAATCCTCAACATACTTCGACGAAGAAAAGCAACCATCCATAAAATTCGAGAGATCCGGCCGCTTAAGTTCAAGATCACCCATTGGCTTTTGCAAATTGTTAGCTTCTTCAATTTTTGAAGCATGCTCCAAAGCCAAATGACTTGAACCATCAATTCTTTCCGCTGCACAAACTAAGTGTCCATTTTTAACTTCCGAAGTCTCCTCACTATCATTGCCGTTTGACATTTCCCCGATAGACATTTCACAAGAATTTAATGCATGTTCACTCCTTGCATCACTACTATCACTTCTTTTCTCAAGCAACTTATTTGTACTATGTCCCCACTTGGATATGTCTCCACTCAAGATATGTTTAGTCCTTGCATCAATGtgatcttttcttcttccaacAGTTATAGTTCTACGAGGTCCCCTTGCCTTGgttaccttctttttcttcatattTGATTCACTAATCATAGGAGGCCCCAAATGGGTGTTCCTTAGTTGCCTTTGATTAGCCACGTCTTCCAGTGTTGCTTCGTTTTGTTTTGGCAGGCAGTCATTACACCACCACTCTACTACCGATGGATCCAAAACTACCTTATCCAAGCAATATCTACAAAACCACAAACCATGTTAAGTAAAAGATAAATCTTTTCTTATCTTAACAATATAATTGTTAGTCGAGGATAACACTTTACCGGACATCATTATCCATGCTATATAATGGAAATACCTTTGCGAAGATATGTTTAGAAAATACTTTTATATGAACATATTTAGACCATAATGTTGGATGCACCTCGTGTGAAACATTGTGTTGATAAGGATGTCCATCTCACCCACACGAAAGAGATGAATCAACAATCCAGGCCCGCCCAACTTGCCATACTTGCACACAACTAGTAGCCAAAAGACACAAGGATTCACCAATAAGCTGAGGCTCCCAGATCCGGTGTGAGACAAGTATGATGATGAGAACGAACAACTGGCATTATTTTCCAATCCTTTGTTTTGCACGTACATTCATATATACATAATCTATTCCTACATATTTAGAATCTACAAATCAAAGAGGACCCCAAAACCTAAAGTCATACAAAAAATTATGGGTAGACTTAGGCCAGAGAATTCTGGCATGGTTGAATCCGACCGAACAATACGCCACAAGCTAACACCTCTCTCTTTATGTAGATCACCATCCTTTTGACGCCCAAAGCCttatctcctccctctcttgTGCCCTCCCCCCGTTCCCCTATCTGTCAAGAATGCTGGTAGAAAGAGTCGATTGAAGGAAAGAGAGTTTCATGTTCACCATTACCCAACTTGCGCCGACTCGTGGACGCAACCCTTGCTTTGCCCTCCCCTCCAGTGCGGGAACTAGCATGAGGCCGCTCTGCCGTTGGAAGCTTCCAACCACACTAGCAATGCGCCGCTTCAACGgtcctttttctcttctggCAGCCTAGCTCATCACtaattccattttttctttgatttttgTTGAAAGCTTAGTTTAGTGAAATCTTTTCAAAGTTGATTTCCAATCTTATATGAAAATCATCTCAAATTTCGTATGTCCTACGAAATTTTTGAAAGCTCAAATTTTAAATGTTTTAAATTCAAAAGGTTCTATGAAAAATTGATAGCTAAAATTCCTAATGTTCTCTAGGAATTTCAGAAGTTCAATTCATATATTTCTTTGAGAAAACTGAGCTCAAATTCTATAGAAATTTTAAATTCAAAAGTTTCTCTGAAATGACTAAAAGCACGAATTTGTAAACTTCTCTACGAATTTTAAAAGTTCTCTGAAATAATTAAGATCTCAAGTTTTGATGATTCTCTAGAAATTTTGGAAGTTGAAAGTCTACAAGTTCGTAAGTTCTCTAGAATATTTTTGGGCTAAAAGATGTTGCTTCAGGGaaatgggggggggggggggggagggatTAATTGCAGGGAAACCCTctaatatttatattttgtcTGAATCAAACAAGTTTTCTATAGGTTAACCCAACGCTAACTTTTTTCTAGATTCGCCCTTGGCTGTGGGAACGCCAGAATTAATTGTAGGGTAACACATTCCCTATCGGATAATCTATTGCCAAGAAAAATGGCACATGAAAATTTTGGGTGGCCCAACAGTAAAATAGacaaaatttgaccaaaaagCTAGATTGCCATGGTGTACCTCAACACCACAAATGCAGCCTAAACCTCCTATATTACGCAAAAAGATCATCAATGAATGGAGGGTTGTTGTATTGTGAccaacttattttataatatactacataaaaattatatatcaaCAAAAGGAGGAAAAGAGGTTTGTCACCCCAATaataaaatggaaaaaaattcaGCTGAAGGTAGACAATCAGTCCACCTCAACACCAAACACAAACATAAACCTACTATTACACACAAACGAAGTTATTGTTGGATGGAGGTCTTATGACTCCCTAACCAGGTAGAGGATTTGAACCTTAGAACCTTCCACAAAATAGTAGGTTAAAATATGCGTGTTTATacatttattaaaaaaatattttgcatAAATTGGTTAACAAAATAACACCAATCCaatcatccaatcaaaagtagAAGACCGTGGTACGTGTGTCTACCACATTAAACAGGTACTAGGCCTGCAAGGACCGGGTCGGCCAACTGGCCCGCTAACCCGCCCCTCATTTTGGTACCATTTGACCCAAACCTTTGGACCACCAAGTTCAAGGGTCTAGTCCATACTACCCATTTGGACCGTCACAGCCGCCGCCCAGTCTATCTGCACTGCTTTGTGCATCGTCTCCACACAAGCGtccctcctctgcctccatTCTTCCTCATGCTCGCCTACCGCTGCTGCAGGCCACACCGGGCAGCGCAACCTCCAGCAGCGGTGTGTTACCCTGGAGATTAGGCCTCCGTCCCACGGTGGTGCGTGACCCGATTCAAGATACTTGTAAATTTCCAAGCCAGGCGTCCCGAAGTTGATACTTGTAAATTTCCAAactttgaaaatttgaaactttCAAACTGTGTACTCGATTTAAGACTTGTCTTCACAGTTAGCTTTGTCTCTAGAAGATCTACTAAACTAGATCTCATATTGGTAAGtttcaacaaaaacaaaaccacCCCAAATGTTACCATCTAATAATATATGAAACCAGCACTCTGTTAATAACAAGTCATCACGTGGTAACTTCATACAAAATAGGAGTGGTAACTCATGAATAGAAGTTAACTAGCAAAAGACCCATGCATTGCTATGGAACAAtggaaaattgtatcaaaacgtcaaatcaaatgttgatgtgtttcatgggcatgattatgatatgtttattttctagGCTATACTCTggtctctttctcttttgcacgTCTTATTTCTATATCTCGTGTAAAGAGAAAGTGACACATGCTCAACTCTTTTGTTCTCTACCTCCAAGTTATCACTGTTCTCACATACACCACACTTGAAAAATCATGTGTGAGcgttttttaactt carries:
- the LOC100822681 gene encoding uncharacterized protein LOC100822681 isoform X4, which gives rise to MSCHQRSASLPSIPHSTESKVDVELQGLKGCISSPSVTVDTMHDGLRRLRDIYVCIEEVMSLPSNQVGLSLPLQRKMVEEELDRSLVLVDLCNAMQENLAELKMSMQELQLALKRGDDASIQLKIESFVRLTKKVQKPFKKITASKATGEDCRMVRLLAEAREMAIFLLESASRVLPKQIEVTNGSRWSLVSKRFHKRRVVCEEARLQVLERSMADLENGIESLFRRLIQSRVSLLNILSS
- the LOC100845540 gene encoding uncharacterized protein LOC100845540 produces the protein MSCHQRSASLPSSPDSTESKVEVEMQALKGCISSPLVTIDTMRDGLRRLGDIYGCIEEVMSLPSNQVGLSLPWQRKMVEEELDRSLVLVDLCNAMQDYLAELKMSLQELQLALKRGQEAAVQFKIESFVRLAKKAQKPFKKITARKTTAEGCRMVRLLAEAREMAVSLLESASRLLLKQIEVTNRSGWFLVSQRLQKRRVVCEEARLQTLERSVADIESGIESLFRRLIQSRVSLLNILSS
- the LOC100836488 gene encoding uncharacterized protein LOC100836488, which gives rise to MDLVCEECGDSGIRDALLPCVGCKETARHRYCLDKVVLDPSVVEWWCNDCLPKQNEATLEDVANQRQLRNTHLGPPMISESNMKKKKVTKARGPRRTITVGRRKDHIDARTKHILSGDISKWGHSTNKLLEKRSDSSDARSEHALNSCEMSIGEMSNGNDSEETSEVKNGHLVCAAERIDGSSHLALEHASKIEEANNLQKPMGDLELKRPDLSNFMDGCFSSSKYVEDSVPGGGNGDSFSRTNDVQQSCPVIAAKSHPTSANMEQADGMVVSVEKLQPFKAVKGSNKTVLPSDSPNHSKLMQGSNWKTRNVDALNPFRGCLYSWSKVAKRSRRYELGNPAVEEDNAETTKCSADEVTAGPRMEKHGGSNSSMAKGNSDEGNRRSDGLLLSTKDKMQVQLSGEAHSICDEHSDRVNSPNVISEISDPTSAHGDQVARNLESNAGKTSSPAGRKAICKQVLEEEAVNSDPLSSKYLSPCESTKVNPRKRKQLKSYTPEETENQKSRDVKHKNVGAAGSKSGKLAGLRTDSQSLPRKDSGSHDKVAEHSEMGKDKKKDRSLLKENGLKNQGIYIEKNREALLLRNLDHQSSKNHEQVKKQRSKGGNTVETSAASRSSKNHKQGKQRSKGENGDGNSAVRNIDAGCAENNASQLPLQTAITEDRCGLSRTPLVSEYICAHPVDKPNWSGIMKIEGDYIPLAAHLSTKAGMKVQEQSRSLPPILKVTKLSTSRSCPNPWEGSTPTADSIDFYFFSGDIRPNKELDQLVKHVADSGCVLEAVVGLAKLFLFPSVVLPGEYQMFEEKYYLWGVFQSKKEKRKRLAPAEQGCTAHAVEKKHVQKQHLSYQAHKVPCRDTMDQEMPLVNGVMHSKNQPLLVET